A region of Arabidopsis thaliana chromosome 5, partial sequence DNA encodes the following proteins:
- the ABIL3 gene encoding ABL interactor-like protein 3 gives MSAAATMPMPREASNYDEISMQQSMLFSDSLKDLKNLRTQLYSAAEYFELSYTNDEQKQIVVETLKDYAIKALVNTVDHLGSVTYKVNDFVDEKVDEVAGTELRVSCIEQRLRMCQEYMDHEGRSQQSLVIDTPKFHKRYFLPSGEIKRGGNLAKLKNVEAVRATIRETPPPPVRKPILQSPSQRKPQRSATFSFSSIATAPKKEQDKRAVSPHRFPLLRSGSVAIRPSSISRPTTPSKSRAVTPTPKRYPSEPRRSASVRVAFEKEAQKEPEHQQQPSKSKRLLKALLSRRKTKKDDTLYTYLDEY, from the exons ATGAGTGCAGCAGCTACAATGCCTATGCCCCGAGAAGCGTCTAATTACGATGAGATCTCTATGCAACAGAGCATGCTCTTCTCTGATAGTCTCAAG GATCTGAAGAATCTGAGAACACAGTTGTATTCAGCAGCTGAGTATTTCGAACTATCCTACACAAACgatgaacaaaaacagat AGTCGTGGAGACACTGAAAGATTATGCAATAAAGGCTCTGGTGAATACAGTTGACCATTTGGGGTCTGTTACATATAAAGTAAATGACTTTGTAGATGAAAAAGTCGATGAAGTAGCAGGAACCGAACTGCGAGTATCTTGCATTGAACAG AGGCTACGGATGTGCCAAGAGTACATGGATCATGAAGGTCGTTCCCAGCAATCACTTGTGATCGACACTCCAAAGTTCCACAAGCGGTACTTCTTGCCTT CTGGTGAAATCAAAAGAGGTGGCAACCTCGCAAAGCTTAAGAATGTTGAAG CTGTTCGCGCTACAATTCGTGAAACGCCTCCACCACCTGTTAG AAAACCGATACTTCAGTCTCCCTCTCAACGGAAACCTCAACGTTCAGCAACCTTTTCGTTCTCCTCTATCGCCACCGCaccaaagaaagaacaag ATAAGCGAGCAGTATCACCACATCGGTTTCCGCTGCTAAGATCTGGTTCGGTTGCTATCCGACCGTCATCAATCAGCCGGCCAACAACCCCGAGCAAGAGTAGAGCGGTAACTCCAACTCCTAAACGG TATCCGTCAGAACCAAGAAGATCGGCTTCGGTTCGGGTTGCGTTCGAGAAAGAAGCTCAGAAAGAACCAGAGCATCAACAACAACCGAGCAAGAGCAAACGGCTGCTAAAGGCGCTACTTAGCCGACGCAAAACAAAGAAGGACGATACGCTCTACACTTATTTGGACGAATATTAA
- the ABIL3 gene encoding ABL interactor-like protein 3, translating to MPMPREASNYDEISMQQSMLFSDSLKDLKNLRTQLYSAAEYFELSYTNDEQKQIVVETLKDYAIKALVNTVDHLGSVTYKVNDFVDEKVDEVAGTELRVSCIEQRLRMCQEYMDHEGRSQQSLVIDTPKFHKRYFLPSGEIKRGGNLAKLKNVEGSFDGEDDWNQFRNAVRATIRETPPPPVRKPILQSPSQRKPQRSATFSFSSIATAPKKEQDKRAVSPHRFPLLRSGSVAIRPSSISRPTTPSKSRAVTPTPKRYPSEPRRSASVRVAFEKEAQKEPEHQQQPSKSKRLLKALLSRRKTKKDDTLYTYLDEY from the exons ATGCCTATGCCCCGAGAAGCGTCTAATTACGATGAGATCTCTATGCAACAGAGCATGCTCTTCTCTGATAGTCTCAAG GATCTGAAGAATCTGAGAACACAGTTGTATTCAGCAGCTGAGTATTTCGAACTATCCTACACAAACgatgaacaaaaacagat AGTCGTGGAGACACTGAAAGATTATGCAATAAAGGCTCTGGTGAATACAGTTGACCATTTGGGGTCTGTTACATATAAAGTAAATGACTTTGTAGATGAAAAAGTCGATGAAGTAGCAGGAACCGAACTGCGAGTATCTTGCATTGAACAG AGGCTACGGATGTGCCAAGAGTACATGGATCATGAAGGTCGTTCCCAGCAATCACTTGTGATCGACACTCCAAAGTTCCACAAGCGGTACTTCTTGCCTT CTGGTGAAATCAAAAGAGGTGGCAACCTCGCAAAGCTTAAGAATGTTGAAGGTAGTtttgatggagaagatgacTGGAACCAATTCAGAAATG CTGTTCGCGCTACAATTCGTGAAACGCCTCCACCACCTGTTAG AAAACCGATACTTCAGTCTCCCTCTCAACGGAAACCTCAACGTTCAGCAACCTTTTCGTTCTCCTCTATCGCCACCGCaccaaagaaagaacaag ATAAGCGAGCAGTATCACCACATCGGTTTCCGCTGCTAAGATCTGGTTCGGTTGCTATCCGACCGTCATCAATCAGCCGGCCAACAACCCCGAGCAAGAGTAGAGCGGTAACTCCAACTCCTAAACGG TATCCGTCAGAACCAAGAAGATCGGCTTCGGTTCGGGTTGCGTTCGAGAAAGAAGCTCAGAAAGAACCAGAGCATCAACAACAACCGAGCAAGAGCAAACGGCTGCTAAAGGCGCTACTTAGCCGACGCAAAACAAAGAAGGACGATACGCTCTACACTTATTTGGACGAATATTAA
- the ABIL3 gene encoding ABL interactor-like protein 3 (ABL interactor-like protein 3 (ABIL3); BEST Arabidopsis thaliana protein match is: ABL interactor-like protein 2 (TAIR:AT3G49290.2); Has 281 Blast hits to 258 proteins in 44 species: Archae - 0; Bacteria - 2; Metazoa - 102; Fungi - 8; Plants - 157; Viruses - 2; Other Eukaryotes - 10 (source: NCBI BLink).) produces MSAAATMPMPREASNYDEISMQQSMLFSDSLKDLKNLRTQLYSAAEYFELSYTNDEQKQIVVETLKDYAIKALVNTVDHLGSVTYKVNDFVDEKVDEVAGTELRVSCIEQRLRMCQEYMDHEGRSQQSLVIDTPKFHKRYFLPSGEIKRGGNLAKLKNVEGSFDGEDDWNQFRNAVRATIRETPPPPVRKPILQSPSQRKPQRSATFSFSSIATAPKKEQDKRAVSPHRFPLLRSGSVAIRPSSISRPTTPSKSRAVTPTPKRYPSEPRRSASVRVAFEKEAQKEPEHQQQPSKSKRLLKALLSRRKTKKDDTLYTYLDEY; encoded by the exons ATGAGTGCAGCAGCTACAATGCCTATGCCCCGAGAAGCGTCTAATTACGATGAGATCTCTATGCAACAGAGCATGCTCTTCTCTGATAGTCTCAAG GATCTGAAGAATCTGAGAACACAGTTGTATTCAGCAGCTGAGTATTTCGAACTATCCTACACAAACgatgaacaaaaacagat AGTCGTGGAGACACTGAAAGATTATGCAATAAAGGCTCTGGTGAATACAGTTGACCATTTGGGGTCTGTTACATATAAAGTAAATGACTTTGTAGATGAAAAAGTCGATGAAGTAGCAGGAACCGAACTGCGAGTATCTTGCATTGAACAG AGGCTACGGATGTGCCAAGAGTACATGGATCATGAAGGTCGTTCCCAGCAATCACTTGTGATCGACACTCCAAAGTTCCACAAGCGGTACTTCTTGCCTT CTGGTGAAATCAAAAGAGGTGGCAACCTCGCAAAGCTTAAGAATGTTGAAGGTAGTtttgatggagaagatgacTGGAACCAATTCAGAAATG CTGTTCGCGCTACAATTCGTGAAACGCCTCCACCACCTGTTAG AAAACCGATACTTCAGTCTCCCTCTCAACGGAAACCTCAACGTTCAGCAACCTTTTCGTTCTCCTCTATCGCCACCGCaccaaagaaagaacaag ATAAGCGAGCAGTATCACCACATCGGTTTCCGCTGCTAAGATCTGGTTCGGTTGCTATCCGACCGTCATCAATCAGCCGGCCAACAACCCCGAGCAAGAGTAGAGCGGTAACTCCAACTCCTAAACGG TATCCGTCAGAACCAAGAAGATCGGCTTCGGTTCGGGTTGCGTTCGAGAAAGAAGCTCAGAAAGAACCAGAGCATCAACAACAACCGAGCAAGAGCAAACGGCTGCTAAAGGCGCTACTTAGCCGACGCAAAACAAAGAAGGACGATACGCTCTACACTTATTTGGACGAATATTAA
- the ABIL3 gene encoding ABL interactor-like protein 3 (ABL interactor-like protein 3 (ABIL3); BEST Arabidopsis thaliana protein match is: ABL interactor-like protein 2 (TAIR:AT3G49290.2); Has 35333 Blast hits to 34131 proteins in 2444 species: Archae - 798; Bacteria - 22429; Metazoa - 974; Fungi - 991; Plants - 531; Viruses - 0; Other Eukaryotes - 9610 (source: NCBI BLink).) yields MPMPREASNYDEISMQQSMLFSDSLKDLKNLRTQLYSAAEYFELSYTNDEQKQIVVETLKDYAIKALVNTVDHLGSVTYKVNDFVDEKVDEVAGTELRVSCIEQRLRMCQEYMDHEGRSQQSLVIDTPKFHKRYFLPSGEIKRGGNLAKLKNVEGSFDGEDDWNQFRNAVRATIRETPPPPVRKPILQSPSQRKPQRSATFSFSSIATAPKKEQGKRQLHLEIAVFGLICKQNL; encoded by the exons ATGCCTATGCCCCGAGAAGCGTCTAATTACGATGAGATCTCTATGCAACAGAGCATGCTCTTCTCTGATAGTCTCAAG GATCTGAAGAATCTGAGAACACAGTTGTATTCAGCAGCTGAGTATTTCGAACTATCCTACACAAACgatgaacaaaaacagat AGTCGTGGAGACACTGAAAGATTATGCAATAAAGGCTCTGGTGAATACAGTTGACCATTTGGGGTCTGTTACATATAAAGTAAATGACTTTGTAGATGAAAAAGTCGATGAAGTAGCAGGAACCGAACTGCGAGTATCTTGCATTGAACAG AGGCTACGGATGTGCCAAGAGTACATGGATCATGAAGGTCGTTCCCAGCAATCACTTGTGATCGACACTCCAAAGTTCCACAAGCGGTACTTCTTGCCTT CTGGTGAAATCAAAAGAGGTGGCAACCTCGCAAAGCTTAAGAATGTTGAAGGTAGTtttgatggagaagatgacTGGAACCAATTCAGAAATG CTGTTCGCGCTACAATTCGTGAAACGCCTCCACCACCTGTTAG AAAACCGATACTTCAGTCTCCCTCTCAACGGAAACCTCAACGTTCAGCAACCTTTTCGTTCTCCTCTATCGCCACCGCaccaaagaaagaacaagGTAAAAGACAGCTTCACCTTGAAATTGCCGTTTTTGGCTTAATATGTAAACAGAACCTTTAA
- the MEB2 gene encoding Vacuolar iron transporter (VIT) family protein (Vacuolar iron transporter (VIT) family protein; FUNCTIONS IN: molecular_function unknown; INVOLVED IN: biological_process unknown; LOCATED IN: cellular_component unknown; EXPRESSED IN: 22 plant structures; EXPRESSED DURING: 12 growth stages; CONTAINS InterPro DOMAIN/s: Protein of unknown function DUF125, transmembrane (InterPro:IPR008217); BEST Arabidopsis thaliana protein match is: vacuolar iron transporter (VIT) family protein (TAIR:AT4G27860.2); Has 4075 Blast hits to 2852 proteins in 313 species: Archae - 11; Bacteria - 241; Metazoa - 1160; Fungi - 321; Plants - 224; Viruses - 57; Other Eukaryotes - 2061 (source: NCBI BLink).), which translates to MEKSNQPVHVTLSELKDGDKEIVDAEFLVDLLESYRFGKDNVPAREFRSKAAATAPAPVNTTEIELEEDNDGSQAQDPIVLESTVSETGSNEESETGSNEENGNNWLESSSTNLPNVENKRQRNGEDCEIEEEEENNERSLSDSEEKSNLEKLLGTQENYELGNEDEEKNERSSSDSEEKSNLENLLATQENYELYCPSCSTCITRNVVLKKRKRGKHVNSSLDLKPDIPVVEPDEPSDIEEMESPVKVYVPETRIEDDQEDKEGTIFTCLVCDLKYFIRLGTKFLQLDYIRGKPVEKSVEEYIDVRKSINTTQSPPQIQPDGERFAIELLKSTVYGGLTETITSLGVVSSASASGSSTMNILALAVANLAGGLIVLAQNFQDLRNSSDQEKDRYEELLGRRTKSRIHILVAVMSYIFFGLIPPLVYAFSFYETGIKNYKLISVFLGSLVCVILLGSIKVYVRKPTNSCGSTKAYLKSAAYYTSIVVASCGISYVVGDIMGEYIEKLSLVGLDQISITSPCYGIKPEECRFTSF; encoded by the exons ATGGAAAAGTCAAACCAACCAGTTCATGTAACCTTGTCCGAATTGAAGGACGGAGATAAAGAAATCGTTGATGCTGAATTTTTGGTTGATCTTCTTGAGAGCTATAGATTTGGTAAAGATAATGTTCCCGCCCGAGAATTTCGATCCAAGGCGGCAGCGACGGCTCCGGCGCCGGTCAACACCACCGAGATAGAGTTGGAAGAGGATAATGATGGATCTCAAGCTCAAG ATCCAATAGTACTTGAGAGTACTGTGAGCGAAACCGGTTCAAACGAAGAATCTGAAACCGGTTCAAACGAAGAAAATGGTAATAATTGGTTAGAGTCGAGCTCCACAAACTTGCCAAATGTAGAGAACAAAAGGCAACGGAATGGAGAAGATTGTGAgatagaagaggaagaagaaaataacgAGAGATCATTATCGGATTCAGAAGAGAAGTCAAACCTAGAGAAGTTGCTTGGGACACAAGAAAACTATGAGCTTGGAAatgaggatgaagaaaagaaCGAGAGATCATCGTCAGATTCAGAAGAGAAGTCAAACCTAGAGAATTTGCTTGCGACACAAGAAAACTACGAGCTTTACTGTCCTAGCTGTAGCACATGTATCACCAGAAATGTGGTtctcaagaaaagaaaacgagGGAAGCACGTTAATTCATCTCTGGATCTGAAACCCGATATACCGGTTGTTGAACCGGACGAACCAAGCGACATTGAGGAGATGGAATCACCAGTTAAGGTTTATGTCCCTGAGACTCGGATTGAGGATGatcaagaagataaagagGGAACTATCTTTACTTGCTTGGTTTGTGATCTAAAGTACTTCATCCGGTTAG gAACAAAGTTCTTACAACTTGATTATATCAGGGGAAAACCGGTTGAGAAATCAG TTGAAGAATATATAGATGTGAGGAAGAGTATAAACACCACACAATCACCACCACAAATTCAACCGGACGGAGAAAGATTCGCCATTGAGTTGTTAAAGAGCACCGTCTACGGCGGTCTCACTGAGACCATCACCAGCCTCGGCGTTGTATCATCTGCTTCTGCCTCTGGTTCCTCCACCA tGAATATATTGGCTCTTGCTGTCGCAAATTTGGCCGGTGGGCTCATCGTCCTCGCTCAAAAC tTTCAAGATCTAAGAAACAGTTCAGATCAAGAGAAAGATAGGTACGAGGAATTGTTAGGGAGACGTACTAAATCCCGGATACATATCTTAGTAGCGGTCATGTCTTACATTTTCTTCGGCCTAATTCCTCCGTTAGTTTACGCATTTTCCTTCTACGAAACCGGAATCAAGAACTACAAGCTCATCTCGGTTTTCTTGGGTTCTCTGGTTTGCGTAATTTTGCTCGGTTCGATCAAGGTCTATGTCCGAAAACCAACCAATTCATGTGGATCGACTAAAGCTTATCTCAAATCTGCGGCTTATTATACGTCTATTGTTGTTGCTTCTTGCGGAATCTCATACGTTGTCGGAGATATTATGGGAGAGTATATCGAGAAGCTCAGTTTGGTTGGTTTAGACCAGATCAGTATAACTTCACCATGTTATGGAATTAAACCCGAGGAGTGCCGGTTTACTTCCTTTTAA
- the SS1 gene encoding Glycogen/starch synthases, ADP-glucose type (SUPPRESSOR OF SALICYLIC ACID INSENSITIVITY 1 (SSI1); FUNCTIONS IN: transferase activity, transferring glycosyl groups, starch synthase activity; INVOLVED IN: amylopectin biosynthetic process; LOCATED IN: chloroplast, chloroplast stroma; EXPRESSED IN: 26 plant structures; EXPRESSED DURING: 15 growth stages; CONTAINS InterPro DOMAIN/s: Glycogen/starch synthases, ADP-glucose type (InterPro:IPR011835), Starch synthase, catalytic domain (InterPro:IPR013534), Glycosyl transferase, group 1 (InterPro:IPR001296); BEST Arabidopsis thaliana protein match is: starch synthase 2 (TAIR:AT3G01180.1); Has 1807 Blast hits to 1807 proteins in 277 species: Archae - 0; Bacteria - 0; Metazoa - 736; Fungi - 347; Plants - 385; Viruses - 0; Other Eukaryotes - 339 (source: NCBI BLink).), which translates to MASLQISGSVKFEPFVGFNRIRHFRPIASLGFPRFRRRFSIGRSLLLRRSSSFSGDSRESDEERFITDAERDGSGSVLGFQLTPPGDQQTVSTSTGEITHHEEKKEAIDQIVMADFGVPGNRAVEEGAAEVGIPSGKAEVVNNLVFVTSEAAPYSKTGGLGDVCGSLPIALAGRGHRVMVISPRYLNGTAADKNYARAKDLGIRVTVNCFGGSQEVSFYHEYRDGVDWVFVDHKSYHRPGNPYGDSKGAFGDNQFRFTLLCHAACEAPLVLPLGGFTYGEKSLFLVNDWHAGLVPILLAAKYRPYGVYKDARSILIIHNLAHQGVEPAATYTNLGLPSEWYGAVGWVFPTWARTHALDTGEAVNVLKGAIVTSDRIITVSQGYAWEITTVEGGYGLQDLLSSRKSVINGITNGINVDEWNPSTDEHIPFHYSADDVSEKIKCKMALQKELGLPIRPECPMIGFIGRLDYQKGIDLIQTAGPDLMVDDIQFVMLGSGDPKYESWMRSMEETYRDKFRGWVGFNVPISHRITAGCDILLMPSRFEPCGLNQLYAMRYGTIPVVHGTGGLRDTVENFNPYAEGGAGTGTGWVFTPLSKDSMVSALRLAAATYREYKQSWEGLMRRGMTRNYSWENAAVQYEQVFQWVFMDPPYVS; encoded by the exons ATGGCGTCTCTTCAAATCAGTGGCTCCGTTAAATTCGAGCCGTTCGTTGGATTCAACCGGATCCGCCATTTCCGTCCGATCGCCAGTCTCGGATTTCCTCGTTTTCGACGGAGATTCAGTATCGGACGGTCATTGTTGCTTCGTcgttcttcttccttctccggTGACTCTCGTGAGTCTGATGAAGAGAGATTTATCACAGACGCAGAGAGAGATGGTTCTGGCTCCGTTCTTGGCTTTCAGCTCACTCCTCCTG GTGATCAACAAACAGTTAGCACTAGCACAGGAGAAATTACACAtcatgaagagaagaaagaggcTATTGATCAAATTGTAATGGCTGACTTTGGCGTACCTGGAAATAGAGCTGTTGAAGAAGGAGCTGCAGAGGTTGGGATTCCGAGTGGAAAAGCTGAAGTTGTCAATAACCTTGTTTTCGTTACATCCGAGGCGGCTCCTTACTCGAAAACAGGAGGATTAGGAGATGTTTGTGGTTCTTTGCCGATAGCTTTAGCTGGTCGTGGGCATCGTGTTATGGTCATTTCTCCTCGGTACTTAAATGGAACTGCTGCAGACAAGAACTATGCCCGGGCTAAGGATTTGGGGATACGTGTAACAGTAAATTGCTTTGGTGGTTCTCAAGAAGTTTCCTTCTATCATGAGTATAGAGATGGTGTTGATTGG GTTTTTGTTGATCACAAATCCTACCATAGACCTGGTAATCCCTACGGAGATAGTAAAGGAGCCTTTGGTGACAATCAG TTTCGGTTCACGTTACTTTGCCATGCTGCATGTGAAGCCCCTCTCGTGCTGCCTCTTGGAGGGTTCACTTATGGAGAGAAATCACTCTTCCTTGTCAATGACTGGCATGCCGGCCTTGTTCCCAT ACTTTTGGCCGCAAAGTATCGCCCATATGGAGTTTATAAGGATGCAAGAAGCATTCTCATTATCCATAACCTCGCTCATCAG GGGGTGGAGCCAGCAGCTACATACACCAACTTGGGATTGCCTTCGGAATGGTATGGAGCAGTCGGGTGGGTATTTCCAACGTGGGCAAGAACTCATGCCCTTGACACCGGTGAAGCGGTTAATGTTCTCAAGGGTGCTATTGTGACCTCTGACCGTATCATTACTGTGAGCCAG GGCTATGCATGGGAAATCACTACTGTTGAAGGTGGTTATGGTCTTCAAGATTTGCTTTCTAGTCGGAAAAGTGTTATAAATG GGATCACAAATGGAATTAATGTTGATGAATGGAATCCATCCACGGATGAACACATTCCTTTCCATTACTCTGCTGATGATGTCTCCGAGAAG ATCAAATGCAAGATGGCACTACAAAAGGAATTGGGTCTCCCCATTAGGCCTGAATGTCCTATG ATTGGTTTTATAGGAAGACTTGATTACCAGAAGGGCATTGATCTGATCCAAACCGCTGGTCCTGATCTCATGGTGGATGACATTCAATTC GTCATGCTTGGTTCGGGTGACCCAAAATATGAAAGCTGGATGAGAAGTATGGAGGAAACATACAGAGACAAATTCCGTGGTTGGGTTGGGTTCAATGTCCCCATCTCTCATCGAATCACAGCCGg CTGTGACATTCTTCTCATGCCGTCGAGATTCGAGCCCTGTGGTTTAAATCAGCTATACGCAATGAGATACGGAACCATTCCAGTTGTTCATGGCACTGGAGGACTCAGA GATACGGTTGAGAATTTCAACCCTTATGCAGAAGGTGGAGCTGGTACTGGTACAGG GTGGGTCTTCACTCCCTTGTCGAAAGATAGCATGGTCTCG GCCTTGAGGTTGGCTGCAGCAACGTACAGAGAGTATAAACAGTCATGGGAAGGATTGATGAGAAGAGGAATGACCCGAAACTACTCTTGGGAAAACGCTGCCGTTCAGTATGAGCAAGTTTTTCAGTGGGTTTTCATGGACCCTCCCTATGTCAGCTAG
- the MEB2 gene encoding Vacuolar iron transporter (VIT) family protein (Vacuolar iron transporter (VIT) family protein; FUNCTIONS IN: molecular_function unknown; INVOLVED IN: biological_process unknown; LOCATED IN: cellular_component unknown; EXPRESSED IN: 22 plant structures; EXPRESSED DURING: 12 growth stages; CONTAINS InterPro DOMAIN/s: Protein of unknown function DUF125, transmembrane (InterPro:IPR008217); BEST Arabidopsis thaliana protein match is: vacuolar iron transporter (VIT) family protein (TAIR:AT4G27860.1); Has 11871 Blast hits to 4498 proteins in 431 species: Archae - 22; Bacteria - 6501; Metazoa - 1569; Fungi - 486; Plants - 257; Viruses - 63; Other Eukaryotes - 2973 (source: NCBI BLink).), which yields MEKSNQPVHVTLSELKDGDKEIVDAEFLVDLLESYRFGKDNVPAREFRSKAAATAPAPVNTTEIELEEDNDGSQAQGNNSVSESTSSLFSDSDPIVLESTVSETGSNEESETGSNEENGNNWLESSSTNLPNVENKRQRNGEDCEIEEEEENNERSLSDSEEKSNLEKLLGTQENYELGNEDEEKNERSSSDSEEKSNLENLLATQENYELYCPSCSTCITRNVVLKKRKRGKHVNSSLDLKPDIPVVEPDEPSDIEEMESPVKVYVPETRIEDDQEDKEGTIFTCLVCDLKYFIRLGTKFLQLDYIRGKPVEKSVEEYIDVRKSINTTQSPPQIQPDGERFAIELLKSTVYGGLTETITSLGVVSSASASGSSTMNILALAVANLAGGLIVLAQNFQDLRNSSDQEKDRYEELLGRRTKSRIHILVAVMSYIFFGLIPPLVYAFSFYETGIKNYKLISVFLGSLVCVILLGSIKVYVRKPTNSCGSTKAYLKSAAYYTSIVVASCGISYVVGDIMGEYIEKLSLVGLDQISITSPCYGIKPEECRFTSF from the exons ATGGAAAAGTCAAACCAACCAGTTCATGTAACCTTGTCCGAATTGAAGGACGGAGATAAAGAAATCGTTGATGCTGAATTTTTGGTTGATCTTCTTGAGAGCTATAGATTTGGTAAAGATAATGTTCCCGCCCGAGAATTTCGATCCAAGGCGGCAGCGACGGCTCCGGCGCCGGTCAACACCACCGAGATAGAGTTGGAAGAGGATAATGATGGATCTCAAGCTCAAG GTAACAATTCTGTTAGTGAAAGTACATCATCGCTATTTTCCGATTCAGATCCAATAGTACTTGAGAGTACTGTGAGCGAAACCGGTTCAAACGAAGAATCTGAAACCGGTTCAAACGAAGAAAATGGTAATAATTGGTTAGAGTCGAGCTCCACAAACTTGCCAAATGTAGAGAACAAAAGGCAACGGAATGGAGAAGATTGTGAgatagaagaggaagaagaaaataacgAGAGATCATTATCGGATTCAGAAGAGAAGTCAAACCTAGAGAAGTTGCTTGGGACACAAGAAAACTATGAGCTTGGAAatgaggatgaagaaaagaaCGAGAGATCATCGTCAGATTCAGAAGAGAAGTCAAACCTAGAGAATTTGCTTGCGACACAAGAAAACTACGAGCTTTACTGTCCTAGCTGTAGCACATGTATCACCAGAAATGTGGTtctcaagaaaagaaaacgagGGAAGCACGTTAATTCATCTCTGGATCTGAAACCCGATATACCGGTTGTTGAACCGGACGAACCAAGCGACATTGAGGAGATGGAATCACCAGTTAAGGTTTATGTCCCTGAGACTCGGATTGAGGATGatcaagaagataaagagGGAACTATCTTTACTTGCTTGGTTTGTGATCTAAAGTACTTCATCCGGTTAG gAACAAAGTTCTTACAACTTGATTATATCAGGGGAAAACCGGTTGAGAAATCAG TTGAAGAATATATAGATGTGAGGAAGAGTATAAACACCACACAATCACCACCACAAATTCAACCGGACGGAGAAAGATTCGCCATTGAGTTGTTAAAGAGCACCGTCTACGGCGGTCTCACTGAGACCATCACCAGCCTCGGCGTTGTATCATCTGCTTCTGCCTCTGGTTCCTCCACCA tGAATATATTGGCTCTTGCTGTCGCAAATTTGGCCGGTGGGCTCATCGTCCTCGCTCAAAAC tTTCAAGATCTAAGAAACAGTTCAGATCAAGAGAAAGATAGGTACGAGGAATTGTTAGGGAGACGTACTAAATCCCGGATACATATCTTAGTAGCGGTCATGTCTTACATTTTCTTCGGCCTAATTCCTCCGTTAGTTTACGCATTTTCCTTCTACGAAACCGGAATCAAGAACTACAAGCTCATCTCGGTTTTCTTGGGTTCTCTGGTTTGCGTAATTTTGCTCGGTTCGATCAAGGTCTATGTCCGAAAACCAACCAATTCATGTGGATCGACTAAAGCTTATCTCAAATCTGCGGCTTATTATACGTCTATTGTTGTTGCTTCTTGCGGAATCTCATACGTTGTCGGAGATATTATGGGAGAGTATATCGAGAAGCTCAGTTTGGTTGGTTTAGACCAGATCAGTATAACTTCACCATGTTATGGAATTAAACCCGAGGAGTGCCGGTTTACTTCCTTTTAA